Proteins from one Ahaetulla prasina isolate Xishuangbanna chromosome 2, ASM2864084v1, whole genome shotgun sequence genomic window:
- the LOC131193618 gene encoding uncharacterized protein LOC131193618 gives MLLTGGRSAAAPSNLWVTRRGKGGGGRNWRPWETSPPPGPAEALRQPSRTSSGSSSCDSPPRPAQPGPAIDNCQHGGRGIVRRESTCSGAPGYPARELRGTPHSATSSQAGCIFACPVQLAGQKLCIVVRAKRNWRRKAGRGRAAEAKGEQRPSIVTGNYRERRNLRAQCSSLSRSFCILRLPSGVLAIPASLVSSANLMCSPSIPSSKSLMKMLKSIGPKTEPWGTPLK, from the exons ATGCTCCTCACAGGTGGTCGCTCCGCCGCTGCTCCCTCAAACCTGTGGGTAAccaggaggggaaaggggggaggagggaggaattgGCGGCCATGGGAAACCTCGCCCCCGCCAGGCCCAGCCGAAGCTCTTCGCCAACCGAGCAGGACAAGCTCAGGCAGCAGCTCATGTGACTCTCCGCCCCGGCCGGCCCAACCCGGTCCCGCCATAGACAATTGCCAACATGGAGGGCGGGGCATTGTAAGGCGGGAGAGCACGTGCTCCGGGGCACCTGGCTACCCGGCGCGGGAGTTGCGTGGCACCCCCCACTCCGCCACCAGCAGCCAAGCGGGATGCATCTTCGCCTGCCCCGTCCAGCTGGCGGGTCAGAAACTTTGTATTGTCGTCCGAGCTAAAAGGAACTGGAGGAGAAAAGCGGGGCGGGGCAGAGCTGCCGAAGCGAAGGGCGAGCAGCGGCCCTCAATAGTTACAGGCAACTACCGTGAAAGGCGTAATCTGCG cgcccaatgttcaagtctgtcaagatccttctgtatcttaaggctaccttctggagtgttggctattcctgccagtttggtgtcatctgcaaatttgatgtgttccccatctatcccctcatccaagtcattgatgaagatgttgaagagtattgggcctaaaacagagccttggggtactccactgaaatga